A genomic segment from Takifugu rubripes chromosome 20, fTakRub1.2, whole genome shotgun sequence encodes:
- the nipa2 gene encoding magnesium transporter NIPA2 isoform X2: protein MGQDRGKYDFYVGLALAVSSSIFIGGSFILKKKGLLRLARKGSMRAGQGGHAYLKEWLWWAGLLSMGAGEAANFAAYAFAPATLVTPLGALSVLVSAVLSSYFLTERLNLHGKLGCLLSILGSTTMVIHAPQEEEITSLEDMAEKLVDPGFCVFATLVIIVALIFIFVVGPRHGQTNILVYITICSVIGALSVSCVKGLGIAIKEAIAGKNVVGNPLAWILLLGLVACVSTQINYLNKALDIFNTSLVTPIYYVFFTTSVLTCSAILFKEWGHMGSDDVIGTLSGFSTIIIGIFLLHAFKDISVSLANLAVSMRKEERAFPTANGLGSHSTYEMLHESNEDMEDRDMGSSFDSVSRRNGAMTSVDH, encoded by the exons ATGGGTCAGGACCGGGGGAAGTACGACTTTTACGTCGGTTTGGCGTTGGCCgtcagctccagcatcttcatcGGGGGCAGCTTCATCCTCAAGAAGAAAGGACTCCTGAGACTGGCGAGAAAGGGGTCGATGCGGGCAG GCCAGGGCGGCCATGCTTATCTGAAAGAGTGGCTGTGGTGGGCTGGGCTGCTGTCAA TGGGGGCGGGAGAAGCGGCCAACTTTGCGGCGTATGCCTTTGCACCAGCAACCCTGGTCACACCCCTGGGAGCTCTCAGCGTGCTCGTCAG TGCTGTGCTGTCGTCGTACTTCCTGACTGAGCGCTTGAACCTGCACGGGAAGCTCGGCTGTCTGCTCAGCATACTGGGCTCCACCACCATGGTGATCCACGCGCCGCAAGAGGAGGAGATCACCAGCCTGGAAGACATGGCAGAGAAGCTGGTGGATCCAG ggttttgtgtgtttgccacGTTGGTCATCATCGTGGCCCTCATCTTCATATTTGTGGTGGGGCCCCGCCACGGTCAGACCAACATCCTGGTCTACATCACCATCTGCTCGGTGATCGGGGCCCTGTCGGTGTCCTGCGTCAAAGGGTTGGGCATCGCCATCAAAGAAGCCATCGCAGGAAAAAACGTGGTGGGAAACCCGCTAGCGTGGATCTTGCTTCTGGGCCTGGTGGCCTGCGTGAGCACTCAGATCAACTACTTGAACAAAGCTCTGGACATCTTCAACACCTCTTTGGTCACTCCCATCTACTACGTGTTCTTCACCACGTCGGTGCTCACGTGCTCCGCCATCCTCTTCAAGGAGTGGGGCCACATGGGCTCGGACGACGTGATCGGCACGCTGAGCGGcttctccaccatcatcatcggcATCTTCCTGCTCCACGCCTTTAAAGACATCAGCGTCAGTCTGGCCAACCTGGCCGTGTCCATGAGGAAGGAGGAACGGGCCTTCCCCACGGCCAACGGCCTGGGCTCCCACAGCACCTACGAAATGCTGCACGAGTCCAAcgaggacatggaggacagagacatGGGTTCGTCCTTCGACAGCGTCTCCAGACGAAACGGCGCCATGACGTCTGTGGATCATTGA
- the fndc9 gene encoding fibronectin type III domain-containing protein 9 — translation MGITVYNISSTSARVSWPAAPGCRDTFYSVMYDPNWNSVLMGFKRKSFMHEERIPVSHTSAHLANLLPQTAYFLCVTCQAANPVREQCQVFSTPSESGEGHHRAGWELAMGVWLTGCILLLVIAGVLLWGCLRTICSIPGQGADGCHVATNSTYQEVSGSGRHDSSKHATNTQRPLLTTQITSRIMNQDYELGTRAGVAGPEPV, via the coding sequence ATGGGAATCACAGTCTACAACATCTCCTCCACCTCGGCCAGAGTGAGTTGGCCGGCGGCCCCCGGGTGCCGGGACACGTTCTACAGCGTCATGTACGATCCGAACTGGAACAGCGTCCTGATGGGCTTCAAACGCAAGAGCTTCATGCACGAAGAACGCATCCCCGTCAGTCACACCAGCGCGCACCTCGCCAACCTCCTCCCCCAGACGGCGTATTTCCTGTGTGTGACGTGTCAGGCGGCGAACCCGGTGCGGGAGCAGTGCCAGGTGTTCAGCACTCCGAGCGAGAGCGGCGAAGGTCACCACAGAGCCGGCTGGGAGCTGGCGATGGGCGTCTGGCTGACCGGCTGCATCTTGCTCCTGGTCATTGCTGGTGTTCTGTTGTGGGGGTGTCTCCGGACCATCTGCTCCATTCCCGGCCAGGGTGCAGATGGCTGCCATGTGGCCACTAACTCAACCTATCAAGAGGTGTCTGGATCCGGACGCCATGACAGCAGCAAACACGCCACCAACACGCAACGTCCGCTCCTTACAACACAGATCACCAGCCGCATAATGAACCAGGACTATGAGCTGGGGACACGGGCTGGCGTGGCTGGCCCCGAGCCAGTGTGA
- the nipa2 gene encoding magnesium transporter NIPA2 isoform X1 — protein sequence MANLPASYYGFQAHNVTCVDGAWAGHNCTIPGQQLYCQLVNVTEHYNTSTITMGQDRGKYDFYVGLALAVSSSIFIGGSFILKKKGLLRLARKGSMRAGQGGHAYLKEWLWWAGLLSMGAGEAANFAAYAFAPATLVTPLGALSVLVSAVLSSYFLTERLNLHGKLGCLLSILGSTTMVIHAPQEEEITSLEDMAEKLVDPGFCVFATLVIIVALIFIFVVGPRHGQTNILVYITICSVIGALSVSCVKGLGIAIKEAIAGKNVVGNPLAWILLLGLVACVSTQINYLNKALDIFNTSLVTPIYYVFFTTSVLTCSAILFKEWGHMGSDDVIGTLSGFSTIIIGIFLLHAFKDISVSLANLAVSMRKEERAFPTANGLGSHSTYEMLHESNEDMEDRDMGSSFDSVSRRNGAMTSVDH from the exons GTGCCTGGGCTGGCCACAACTGCACTATTCCTGGTCAGCAACTGTATTGTCAGCTGGTAAATGTGACAGAGCATTACAACACATCCACCATCACGATGGGTCAGGACCGGGGGAAGTACGACTTTTACGTCGGTTTGGCGTTGGCCgtcagctccagcatcttcatcGGGGGCAGCTTCATCCTCAAGAAGAAAGGACTCCTGAGACTGGCGAGAAAGGGGTCGATGCGGGCAG GCCAGGGCGGCCATGCTTATCTGAAAGAGTGGCTGTGGTGGGCTGGGCTGCTGTCAA TGGGGGCGGGAGAAGCGGCCAACTTTGCGGCGTATGCCTTTGCACCAGCAACCCTGGTCACACCCCTGGGAGCTCTCAGCGTGCTCGTCAG TGCTGTGCTGTCGTCGTACTTCCTGACTGAGCGCTTGAACCTGCACGGGAAGCTCGGCTGTCTGCTCAGCATACTGGGCTCCACCACCATGGTGATCCACGCGCCGCAAGAGGAGGAGATCACCAGCCTGGAAGACATGGCAGAGAAGCTGGTGGATCCAG ggttttgtgtgtttgccacGTTGGTCATCATCGTGGCCCTCATCTTCATATTTGTGGTGGGGCCCCGCCACGGTCAGACCAACATCCTGGTCTACATCACCATCTGCTCGGTGATCGGGGCCCTGTCGGTGTCCTGCGTCAAAGGGTTGGGCATCGCCATCAAAGAAGCCATCGCAGGAAAAAACGTGGTGGGAAACCCGCTAGCGTGGATCTTGCTTCTGGGCCTGGTGGCCTGCGTGAGCACTCAGATCAACTACTTGAACAAAGCTCTGGACATCTTCAACACCTCTTTGGTCACTCCCATCTACTACGTGTTCTTCACCACGTCGGTGCTCACGTGCTCCGCCATCCTCTTCAAGGAGTGGGGCCACATGGGCTCGGACGACGTGATCGGCACGCTGAGCGGcttctccaccatcatcatcggcATCTTCCTGCTCCACGCCTTTAAAGACATCAGCGTCAGTCTGGCCAACCTGGCCGTGTCCATGAGGAAGGAGGAACGGGCCTTCCCCACGGCCAACGGCCTGGGCTCCCACAGCACCTACGAAATGCTGCACGAGTCCAAcgaggacatggaggacagagacatGGGTTCGTCCTTCGACAGCGTCTCCAGACGAAACGGCGCCATGACGTCTGTGGATCATTGA